One window of the Bos mutus isolate GX-2022 chromosome X, NWIPB_WYAK_1.1, whole genome shotgun sequence genome contains the following:
- the LOC102271610 gene encoding E3 ubiquitin-protein ligase RLIM-like, which translates to MESSDSDDEEDRVSVRHRGQKDRLAREDDYFRFVSDLSEEDYILMRDNNLLGPLGESTEEELRQRLQLMKENLPQNSDENTDRGDASDNESSENSLLDWLTTFGQTENVTSEQKENQSWREESEISANSDELRFGLESNLECDDENSNPENEYVASAELPRREDKEDSQRQVENPHSESLFTRPSTSEHDTMETLMEVPPTRSQRRLRSWSPVSRRTRPRTDNWSPPHTLWEIFQRINEDTPSQTFKQPLISENDNFSRTGHEETLRQQMTGHELQNRGLIETSETSNAVHGECYSDTTCSSESWEVRETNPTTPFNLAVEQVHCRACSQRDSRISRTQLTSDSPNNTTTSESEQEELKPLSSDSDEADESAYVNTIRNPVHRILNTSLSDTMSVPTQTLLYQTMTGFSNSSNLMDSDSNLEYSISPPSENMERAELPNERHGPSGSDSVPGSAPNASYASDSSLILVSVSSLYYISTSITTIFSPVSNFSSSDEDSEASTLMTFEDSEERSSSTGLSETSQEGEEMSPVTSDDSDSGSSLNLDQFLLLNQADQTRGLTKLQIDNLPLRFFEEKDAAKICTICITEYTAGNMLRVLPCSHEYHYQCIDQWLEEHSNCPICRGPVVDHFEADNFM; encoded by the exons ATGGAAAGCTCAGATTCTGACGATGAAGAAGACAGAGTTTCGGTCCGACACAGAGGTCAGAAGGACCGATTGGCTCGAGAAGATGATTACTTCCGATTCGTAAGTGATCTGAGTGAAGAAGATTACATACTTATGAGGGACAACAATTTGCTCGGCCCCCTAGGTGAAAGTACCGAAGAAGAGTTGCGGCAGAGGCTtcaattaatgaaagaaaacctaCCACAAAACTCAGATGAAAATACAG ATAGAGGAGATGCTTCAGATAATGAATCCAGTGAGAACTCTCTTCTAGACTGGCTTACCACTTTTGGACAAACTGAAAATGTGACaagtgaacaaaaagaaaatcagtcttggaGAGAAGAGAGCGAAATTAGTGCTAACAGTGATGAGCTCAGATTTGGCTTAGAGAGTAATCTTGAGTGTGATGATGAAAACTCAAATCCAGAAAATGAATATGTAGCATCTGCAGAACTTCCCAGAAGAGAAGATAAGGAAGACAGCCAAAGGCAAGTGGAAAATCCACACTCTGAGTCATTATTTACAAGACCATCTACATCAGAACATGATACAATGGAAACATTAATGGAAGTCCCACCGACTAGAAGTCAGAGAAGACTAAGAAGTTGGAGCCCAGTCTCTCGGAGAACCAGACCAAGGACTGACAACTGGTCACCTCCACATACACTGTGggaaatttttcaaagaattaatgAAGATACACCATCTCAGACTTTTAAACAACCTCTCATAAGTGAGAATGATAACTTTTCTAGAACTGGGCATGAAGAAACATTGAGACAGCAAATGACTGGACATGAGTTGCAAAATAGGGGTCTTATTGAGACTTCTGAAACTAGTAATGCTGTTCATGGAGAATGTTATTCAGACACAACGTGCAGTAGTGAATCTTGGGAAGTGAGGGAAACAAATCCAACCACACCTTTCAATCTTGCAGTAGAACAAGTTCATTGTCGAGCATGTTCTCAGAGAGACAGCAGAATTAGTAGAACTCAGTTAACATCTGACTCACCAAACAACACTACCACTTCAGAAAGTGAGCAAGAAGAACTGAAGCCTTTGTCTTCAGATTCTGACGAGGCTGATGAGAGTGCTTATGTCAATACCATCAGAAATCCCGTTCATAGAATTTTAAATACTAGCTTAAGTGATACAATGTCTGTTCCAACTCAGACTCTTTTATATCAGACAATGACAGGATTTAGTAACTCAAGTAATCTTATGGACAGTGACAGTAATTTAGAGTATAGTATCTCACCTCCAAGTGAAAACATGGAAAGGGCAGAGTTACCAAATGAAAGACATGGACCTAGTGGTAGTGATAGTGTACCTGGTTCTGCTCCAAATGCTAGCTATGCTTCTGATTCCAGTTTAATACTGGTATCAGTTTCAAGCTTATATTATATTTCTACTTCCATTACTACCATATTTAGTCCTGTATCTAATTTTAGCTCAAGTGATGAAGATTCAGAAGCTAGCACACTGATGACATTTGAAGACAGTGAAGAAAGAAGCTCATCAACAGGCTTATCAGAGACCAGCCAAGAAGGTGAAGAAATGTCCCCAGTAACATCTGACGATAGTGACTCTGGGTCTTCCCTTAATCTGGACCAATTTCTCTTATTAAATCAAGCAGACCAAACTAGAGGCCTTACAAAACTGCAGATTGACAACTTACCTTTAAGATTTTTTGAAGAGAAAGATGCAGCTAAAATCTGTACTATTTGCATTACAGAATACACCGCAGGCAACATGCTACGTGTCCTACCATGCTCCCATGAATACCATTATCAGTGCATTGATCAATGGCTGGAAGAACATTCAAACTGCCCTATTTGTCGTGGGCCAGTAGTGGACCACTTTGAGGCAGATAATTTTATGTGA